The Acetomicrobium flavidum genome window below encodes:
- a CDS encoding AI-2E family transporter yields the protein MTESADKSPQGGYLPFLFVFTLLALLCISIITPVVRPVMWAIIFSFFSYPLNEFLCEKLFKGKHRNWSSLITTACVVLLLCVPMGFIGISLAREGLRFIASLSDNLDSIQQALTHAWSNLVGKLPDYAIQYLGIKGDAQFLQDMIRRAVNYVASSLGDFSRSLLGNVFRMIYQLFVISVATFYLLRDGHVVIEYLDDILPLPKEERVALFDGATRMMKAVVIGTTVTAGIQACLGVAGWMFVGLPAPMLAGAFLFICAMIPFVGTPFVLIPGAFYLFLMGNMKESLILLSWAILVVSTIDNLIRPMFISEGSRVHFLLVFLGVVGGINVWGFLGIFLGPMVLSLFIFFLDCYRRIWRAKREY from the coding sequence ATGACGGAATCCGCGGACAAGTCCCCACAGGGAGGATATCTGCCCTTTCTGTTTGTCTTTACATTGCTTGCATTGCTCTGCATTTCCATAATAACGCCTGTAGTTCGCCCCGTCATGTGGGCGATCATATTTTCCTTTTTCTCCTATCCCCTAAACGAGTTTTTATGCGAAAAATTGTTCAAGGGAAAGCATAGAAACTGGTCATCCCTCATAACCACCGCATGCGTTGTGTTATTGCTCTGCGTTCCCATGGGATTTATCGGCATATCCCTTGCAAGGGAAGGCTTGAGGTTCATCGCCAGCCTTTCCGATAACCTTGATTCCATACAGCAGGCCTTGACCCATGCGTGGTCAAACCTGGTTGGCAAATTGCCCGACTATGCAATTCAGTACTTGGGCATTAAAGGTGATGCCCAATTCTTGCAAGATATGATCCGCCGTGCAGTTAACTACGTTGCTTCTTCGCTTGGAGATTTCTCCAGGAGCCTGCTTGGCAATGTCTTTAGGATGATTTATCAACTGTTCGTCATCTCCGTCGCTACCTTTTACCTGCTGCGCGATGGCCATGTGGTCATAGAATATCTTGACGATATTCTGCCCTTGCCCAAGGAGGAAAGGGTAGCTCTATTCGATGGAGCCACGCGTATGATGAAGGCCGTGGTGATAGGCACCACGGTAACGGCAGGCATTCAGGCGTGCCTGGGCGTAGCCGGTTGGATGTTCGTAGGCCTTCCGGCGCCCATGTTGGCGGGGGCGTTTCTTTTCATATGTGCCATGATTCCCTTTGTGGGAACGCCTTTCGTCTTGATCCCAGGGGCCTTTTATTTGTTTCTTATGGGAAACATGAAGGAAAGCTTAATATTGCTCTCCTGGGCGATTTTGGTGGTTAGCACCATCGATAACCTCATACGTCCCATGTTCATATCGGAGGGCAGCAGGGTGCATTTTCTTCTCGTTTTTCTGGGCGTCGTGGGCGGGATAAACGTGTGGGGTTTCTTGGGAATCTTCCTGGGTCCGATGGTTTTATCGCTGTTCATATTCTTCTTGGATTGTTACAGGAGGATTTGGAGAGCTAAGAGGGAGTATTGA
- the tsaD gene encoding tRNA (adenosine(37)-N6)-threonylcarbamoyltransferase complex transferase subunit TsaD: MSNLRWKGIDSPGGGYAQEEVICLRWWQLLYLPWLRQVKKLLTLGIETSCDDTSVALLEGSRNLLRFLVASQLKDHEAYGGVVPELASRKHLENLIPLLSQLLDECHIKNPSREINLIAVTDGPGLMGSLLIGTTAAKALAQAWEVPLMTVNHLEGHIFANYLAHEDLLPPFITLIISGGHTELILVKSFGDYSLLGATRDDAVGEAFDKVARLLGLGYPGGPLIDEMAKRGDPFAVALPIPMADSPDIEFSFSGLKTAVLWALKRNPHVRVEDLCASFQHSAIEALLRKVDLAVKITGIDKVAISGGVAANSQLREKVKAKPWRAYIPPKELCTDNAAMIAAAGCNAYRRGERSSLSFMPDPAKTLA; the protein is encoded by the coding sequence ATGTCCAATTTGCGGTGGAAAGGTATTGATTCACCTGGAGGGGGATATGCCCAAGAAGAGGTCATCTGCCTGCGCTGGTGGCAGTTGCTCTACTTGCCATGGCTGCGGCAGGTGAAGAAGTTGTTGACATTAGGCATAGAGACCAGCTGTGACGATACGTCGGTTGCGTTGCTCGAGGGCAGTAGAAATTTGCTTCGCTTCCTGGTGGCAAGCCAACTTAAAGACCACGAGGCTTATGGCGGCGTTGTTCCAGAGCTTGCATCGCGCAAACATTTAGAGAATCTCATTCCGTTGCTCTCTCAGCTTTTGGATGAATGCCACATAAAAAACCCCTCAAGGGAGATCAATCTCATTGCTGTCACGGATGGCCCGGGCCTCATGGGATCGCTGTTGATAGGGACGACTGCCGCCAAGGCGCTGGCCCAAGCTTGGGAAGTGCCGTTAATGACCGTTAACCACCTAGAGGGACATATATTTGCCAACTATCTGGCGCATGAGGACTTGCTTCCGCCCTTCATTACGCTGATCATATCGGGTGGTCATACGGAATTGATCTTGGTAAAATCCTTCGGCGATTACAGTCTACTTGGTGCTACGAGGGACGATGCGGTAGGAGAAGCCTTTGATAAAGTCGCGCGCCTGCTGGGCTTGGGCTATCCTGGCGGACCCTTGATAGACGAAATGGCCAAAAGGGGAGATCCCTTTGCCGTGGCCTTGCCCATTCCCATGGCCGATAGCCCCGACATAGAATTTAGCTTCAGCGGTCTAAAGACCGCCGTTCTGTGGGCATTAAAAAGAAACCCCCATGTTAGGGTCGAGGATCTGTGCGCCTCCTTTCAGCATTCTGCCATCGAGGCATTGCTGCGCAAGGTGGATCTTGCGGTTAAGATCACAGGCATAGATAAAGTTGCCATTTCCGGCGGGGTAGCGGCCAATTCACAGCTTCGCGAGAAAGTGAAGGCCAAGCCCTGGCGTGCCTATATCCCTCCAAAAGAGCTGTGCACCGATAATGCCGCCATGATTGCTGCTGCCGGCTGTAACGCTTACAGGAGGGGCGAAAGGTCATCCTTGTCTTTCATGCCGGACCCTGCGAAAACCTTAGCTTAA
- the groES gene encoding co-chaperone GroES produces MQLKPLGDRVVIKVLNQEEKTKGGIVLPDTAKEKPQEGEVVAVGSGRVLENGQRLPLEVKVGEKVIFSKYAGTEVKVDDEEYLILSERDILAVVAK; encoded by the coding sequence ATGCAGCTCAAGCCACTCGGAGATCGGGTAGTCATTAAGGTCTTAAATCAAGAAGAAAAGACAAAGGGCGGAATAGTATTACCGGATACCGCTAAAGAAAAGCCCCAGGAAGGAGAGGTAGTTGCCGTAGGAAGCGGTAGGGTGCTCGAAAATGGCCAAAGGCTTCCTCTTGAAGTAAAGGTCGGCGAAAAGGTAATTTTCAGCAAATATGCAGGAACGGAAGTAAAGGTCGACGATGAGGAGTACCTCATCTTAAGCGAGCGCGACATTTTAGCTGTAGTTGCAAAGTAA
- the groL gene encoding chaperonin GroEL (60 kDa chaperone family; promotes refolding of misfolded polypeptides especially under stressful conditions; forms two stacked rings of heptamers to form a barrel-shaped 14mer; ends can be capped by GroES; misfolded proteins enter the barrel where they are refolded when GroES binds), with protein sequence MPKMLKFDEEARRALERGINKVADTVGVTLGPKGRNVVLEKKFGSPTITNDGVTIAKEIELEEPFENMGAQLLKEVASKTNDVAGDGTTTATVLARAMIRHGMKNVAAGANGMLMRRGIEKAVDVVVDELKKMAIAVKDRAKIAQVASISANDRGIGELIAEAMSKVGEDGVITVEDSQSVGTTLEMVEGLQFDKGYISPYMITDPERMEATLEDAYILINDGKISNVKDLLPILEKVVQTGKPLLIIAEDVEGEALATLVVNKLRGILQVCAVKAPGFGDRRKAMLQDIAIVTGGQVVSEELGIKLENVDLSMLGRAKKVRVTKEETTIVEGAGDPEAIRKRAAQIKAELEEATSEYDKEKLQERLAKLVGGVAVIQVGAATETEQKELKHRIEDALSATRAAVEEGIVAGGGVALLNCMPALESFINTLEGDEKIGAQVVLNALPEPMHLIAENAGFQGDVVIEKVRNLPKGHGLNAATGDYVDMIEEGIIDPLKVTRSALQNAGSIAAMVLTTEALVADKPEKKEAPKMPEMPDYD encoded by the coding sequence ATGCCGAAGATGTTGAAGTTTGATGAAGAAGCTCGCAGGGCATTGGAGCGAGGCATAAATAAAGTTGCCGATACTGTGGGAGTGACCTTAGGCCCCAAGGGACGTAACGTAGTATTGGAGAAGAAGTTTGGTTCTCCGACGATCACCAACGATGGCGTTACGATAGCCAAGGAAATAGAACTGGAAGAACCCTTTGAGAACATGGGTGCCCAGCTCTTGAAGGAAGTTGCCTCTAAGACCAACGATGTGGCAGGCGACGGTACGACCACTGCTACAGTACTTGCCAGGGCAATGATACGCCACGGCATGAAGAACGTAGCTGCCGGAGCCAACGGCATGCTGATGCGCAGAGGTATCGAGAAGGCAGTCGATGTAGTGGTTGATGAGCTGAAGAAGATGGCCATAGCCGTCAAGGATAGGGCCAAGATTGCTCAAGTGGCATCCATATCTGCAAACGACAGGGGCATTGGTGAGCTTATCGCCGAGGCCATGTCCAAGGTTGGGGAAGACGGCGTCATCACCGTTGAGGACAGCCAGTCCGTCGGTACCACTTTGGAGATGGTCGAGGGGCTCCAGTTCGACAAGGGATATATAAGCCCCTACATGATCACCGATCCCGAGCGGATGGAAGCCACCCTGGAAGACGCTTACATCCTGATCAACGATGGCAAGATCAGCAATGTAAAGGATCTCCTCCCCATTTTGGAGAAGGTCGTTCAGACCGGCAAACCTCTTTTAATCATCGCCGAGGATGTGGAGGGCGAAGCTCTGGCTACGCTGGTCGTCAACAAGCTCCGTGGCATCCTTCAGGTGTGTGCCGTTAAGGCTCCCGGCTTTGGCGACAGAAGGAAGGCCATGCTGCAGGATATCGCCATAGTGACTGGTGGCCAGGTAGTAAGCGAAGAGCTAGGGATCAAGCTTGAGAACGTGGATCTCTCCATGCTTGGCCGCGCTAAAAAGGTGCGCGTGACGAAAGAGGAAACCACGATAGTGGAAGGAGCCGGAGACCCTGAGGCCATTAGGAAACGTGCCGCTCAGATCAAAGCGGAGCTCGAAGAAGCCACGTCCGAGTACGATAAGGAAAAGCTTCAGGAAAGGCTTGCGAAGCTTGTCGGTGGCGTAGCTGTCATTCAGGTAGGAGCAGCCACCGAGACCGAACAGAAAGAGTTAAAGCATCGCATCGAAGACGCCTTGAGCGCAACCAGGGCTGCCGTTGAAGAGGGGATAGTTGCCGGTGGCGGTGTGGCCTTGTTAAATTGCATGCCGGCTTTGGAGTCCTTCATCAACACCCTTGAGGGTGACGAGAAGATCGGAGCCCAGGTTGTGTTGAATGCGTTGCCTGAGCCCATGCACTTGATAGCCGAGAACGCTGGCTTCCAAGGTGACGTCGTCATCGAAAAGGTGCGCAACCTGCCCAAAGGCCATGGCTTGAATGCTGCAACAGGCGACTATGTCGATATGATCGAGGAGGGCATAATAGATCCCTTGAAGGTCACCCGTAGCGCCCTTCAGAACGCCGGCTCCATTGCGGCCATGGTGCTCACCACAGAAGCCTTGGTGGCCGACAAACCTGAGAAGAAGGAAGCTCCCAAGATGCCCGAGATGCCGGACTACGACTAA
- the rnr gene encoding ribonuclease R has protein sequence MKNSRGPKKAGSRRSPKSRFVVGTLEVNPAGFGFILPKRAGLPDVYVAEEDMGDAIHGDVVKAIVYKNRQKNKLYGKVKKVLSRNTSEITGLVKRGNGVPALVPLNRRYNFTLLLPDDADLDDGTVVVASIKKYPRFPFPGEGKAIKVLGNENDPAVRILALMEEYKISCDFPEEVLVEAEKVKEMPPFYASLDEREDLRDEIAVTIDPSDAKDFDDALSVKKIDDGWIVMVHIADVAEYVRPGGSIDIEARDRSFSVYLVDRAVPMLPHQLSSDLCSLVEGKDRLCLTVKMTLDRRGDLLKYEITPSVIRVRKRLTYDEVQEALDDKKTLGKELDNTIALLAAVARVLYEKRKRAGMIEFDFPEAKVELDDEGRPKDVKVIERVFAYRIVEHLMILANSVIAEYLFKSDALAIYRVHEKPAREKLMELKGMLSSLGIELKRIGQSNKAINRLLKQVEGLPCKRLVQGLVLRSLPRARYDVRCLGHFGLALRYYLHFTSPIRRYPDLTVHRMVHALIAKDSEMLGQFDLQELSAVATYASAMEERVDEVEMTSIKIKIVEYMANKIGEVFEGVISWVTPRGLFVELANTVEGFVPLEDLDTYGKFYYDEDSLSLKGSGAKALRLGDVVKVKLMRVDKSSNQIYFHLLLYGE, from the coding sequence ATGAAAAACTCCCGAGGACCGAAAAAGGCCGGCAGCAGAAGGTCGCCTAAAAGCCGCTTCGTCGTTGGAACTCTTGAGGTCAATCCTGCAGGTTTCGGTTTCATATTGCCTAAAAGAGCGGGTTTGCCCGATGTTTATGTGGCTGAAGAGGATATGGGCGATGCCATCCATGGTGACGTGGTTAAGGCAATTGTCTACAAGAATAGACAAAAGAACAAACTGTATGGCAAGGTTAAAAAAGTACTGTCGAGAAATACGAGTGAGATAACAGGACTGGTCAAGCGAGGGAATGGAGTCCCAGCATTGGTGCCCCTTAATAGACGTTATAACTTTACTCTGTTGTTACCCGATGATGCGGACCTTGATGATGGCACCGTCGTCGTTGCTTCAATAAAGAAATATCCCCGTTTTCCATTTCCTGGCGAGGGCAAGGCGATAAAGGTATTGGGCAACGAGAACGACCCGGCGGTCAGAATACTGGCCTTGATGGAGGAATACAAAATTTCTTGCGATTTTCCAGAAGAAGTCCTCGTTGAGGCGGAAAAGGTTAAGGAAATGCCACCTTTTTATGCGTCCCTTGACGAAAGGGAAGACCTAAGAGACGAAATCGCTGTCACCATCGATCCTTCCGATGCCAAAGACTTCGATGATGCACTTTCCGTCAAGAAAATCGACGACGGGTGGATCGTGATGGTGCATATCGCCGATGTAGCTGAATACGTTAGACCCGGTGGGTCAATTGACATCGAAGCAAGGGACAGGAGCTTTTCGGTTTACCTTGTGGATAGAGCGGTTCCCATGTTGCCACATCAACTTTCCTCGGACCTGTGCAGCCTGGTGGAGGGCAAGGATAGGTTGTGTCTCACGGTAAAAATGACGCTAGATCGCAGGGGAGACTTACTTAAATATGAAATTACACCTAGCGTTATACGTGTCCGAAAGCGGTTGACCTATGATGAAGTCCAGGAGGCATTGGACGATAAAAAGACCCTTGGAAAAGAGCTTGACAATACCATCGCCCTGCTTGCCGCCGTTGCCAGGGTATTATACGAGAAGCGAAAGAGGGCAGGGATGATAGAGTTCGATTTCCCCGAGGCAAAGGTCGAACTTGACGATGAAGGAAGGCCAAAAGATGTGAAGGTCATCGAACGCGTCTTTGCCTACAGGATCGTCGAACACTTGATGATACTTGCCAACAGCGTGATTGCAGAATATTTATTTAAAAGCGATGCATTGGCCATATATAGGGTCCATGAAAAGCCTGCCAGGGAAAAGCTTATGGAGCTGAAGGGCATGCTTTCCTCTCTGGGGATAGAGCTAAAAAGGATAGGCCAATCGAATAAAGCTATAAACCGGTTGCTGAAACAGGTCGAGGGGCTTCCCTGCAAAAGGTTGGTTCAGGGTCTAGTTTTGCGCTCCCTGCCTAGGGCCAGGTACGACGTAAGATGTCTAGGGCATTTTGGGCTGGCGTTGCGGTATTACCTGCACTTTACATCGCCGATAAGGAGGTATCCGGATTTGACCGTCCATAGGATGGTGCACGCTTTGATAGCCAAAGACTCTGAGATGCTGGGCCAGTTTGACTTACAAGAGTTATCTGCTGTCGCGACATATGCAAGCGCTATGGAAGAGAGGGTAGATGAAGTCGAGATGACCTCCATCAAGATTAAGATAGTGGAATATATGGCAAACAAAATCGGCGAAGTTTTCGAAGGAGTAATTTCCTGGGTTACGCCAAGGGGGCTATTTGTCGAACTTGCCAACACAGTCGAAGGGTTTGTGCCGCTGGAAGATCTGGATACTTATGGCAAATTTTACTATGATGAGGACAGCTTAAGCCTTAAAGGCAGCGGGGCAAAAGCCTTGCGCTTGGGTGATGTGGTGAAAGTGAAGCTTATGCGTGTAGATAAAAGCTCCAATCAGATATACTTTCATCTGCTTCTTTACGGAGAGTGA
- the larB gene encoding nickel pincer cofactor biosynthesis protein LarB produces MEIENSLRHLLESLRKGEIDVDSAMERMSMLPYEDLGDVKLDWHRSLRRGIGEIIYTPGKSDDQLVKIARSIAEHRSNAIFSRVSKEKYELLKTVLPDLEYREDARLGLCCFEPPKERGNVAVIAAGSSDKPVAEEAAGVAEFAGCHVERFYDVGVAGIHRLFNLLPKIRKADAIVVAAGMEGALPSVVAGLVSSIVIAVPTSVGYGASFGGLAALLSMLNACSGGVVVVNIDNGVGAGLAASLVATK; encoded by the coding sequence ATGGAGATAGAAAATAGCCTTCGGCATCTCTTGGAATCGTTGAGAAAGGGCGAGATCGATGTGGACTCGGCCATGGAAAGGATGTCAATGCTGCCTTACGAAGACTTAGGCGACGTGAAGCTCGATTGGCATCGGTCCTTAAGGCGTGGAATTGGCGAGATAATTTATACCCCAGGCAAGTCTGATGACCAACTTGTAAAGATAGCGCGAAGCATAGCCGAGCATCGTTCAAACGCCATATTTAGTCGCGTGTCGAAAGAGAAATATGAGTTGTTAAAAACCGTTTTGCCCGATCTTGAATATCGTGAGGATGCAAGACTGGGGTTGTGTTGTTTTGAGCCTCCCAAGGAGCGGGGCAATGTGGCTGTCATTGCAGCAGGCAGCTCCGATAAACCGGTTGCAGAGGAAGCCGCAGGTGTAGCCGAGTTCGCCGGATGCCACGTCGAAAGGTTTTACGACGTGGGGGTGGCCGGCATTCACCGATTGTTTAACTTGCTACCGAAGATCAGAAAAGCGGATGCTATAGTGGTCGCAGCGGGGATGGAAGGAGCTCTTCCAAGCGTGGTTGCCGGATTGGTTTCATCCATCGTGATAGCCGTACCCACTTCGGTGGGTTATGGCGCAAGCTTTGGTGGCCTTGCTGCGCTGCTTTCCATGCTAAACGCCTGCAGCGGAGGGGTGGTAGTGGTGAATATCGATAACGGAGTCGGAGCAGGCCTTGCGGCGTCTTTAGTGGCTACGAAATGA
- the hslO gene encoding Hsp33 family molecular chaperone HslO — protein MSEDREAKATVYKCLLGNGSARAMAIEATGLVRLLRQMHGLSFLATAALGRLIMASMMMAADQKIERARVTLIIDAGGPLGRVVADAEGLGKVRGYVENPQVELPLSEASKWDVSAGVGRNGYLTVIKDLGLREPVISKIPLVSGEIAEDIAYYYSKSEQIPTAVALGVLQKPSLGVISAGGIMVQLLPGAEESFVERLEELLRKYSSISSLAERASSPKEMLETIFEGVDKKWLGSVSFEFGCRCSRELAKALLLSMQESSEEEVLEVRCHFCNKVYTFTAQEIKGLKGGEED, from the coding sequence ATGTCAGAAGACAGAGAGGCAAAAGCAACTGTATATAAATGTTTGCTGGGCAATGGCAGTGCCAGGGCCATGGCCATCGAAGCGACAGGATTGGTCAGGTTGCTCAGGCAGATGCACGGTCTGTCCTTTTTGGCTACAGCGGCACTTGGAAGGCTCATTATGGCATCGATGATGATGGCAGCAGACCAAAAGATCGAGAGGGCCCGTGTGACGTTAATAATTGATGCAGGTGGACCACTTGGCAGGGTTGTGGCCGATGCCGAGGGCCTGGGTAAGGTAAGAGGCTACGTGGAAAACCCCCAGGTAGAGCTGCCCTTGTCTGAGGCGAGCAAATGGGATGTCAGTGCCGGCGTGGGCAGAAACGGCTATTTGACCGTCATCAAGGATTTGGGCCTAAGGGAGCCGGTAATTTCGAAGATTCCCTTGGTATCGGGCGAGATTGCCGAGGATATAGCGTATTATTACTCTAAATCAGAGCAAATTCCCACGGCTGTAGCTCTTGGAGTCCTTCAAAAGCCGTCCTTGGGAGTTATATCCGCTGGGGGCATAATGGTACAGCTTTTGCCCGGCGCTGAAGAGTCCTTTGTCGAAAGATTGGAGGAGCTTTTAAGGAAATATAGCTCCATAAGCAGTTTGGCGGAACGTGCTTCATCTCCCAAGGAGATGCTTGAGACGATCTTTGAGGGCGTCGATAAGAAATGGCTGGGAAGCGTCTCATTTGAGTTCGGTTGCAGGTGCTCGAGGGAGCTTGCCAAGGCCTTGTTGCTTTCGATGCAGGAATCAAGCGAAGAGGAGGTCTTGGAGGTGAGGTGTCACTTCTGCAACAAGGTCTACACTTTTACTGCCCAGGAAATTAAGGGGCTTAAGGGCGGTGAGGAAGATTGA
- a CDS encoding molybdopterin-guanine dinucleotide biosynthesis protein B, producing MAYILSVCGYKDSGKTSLCKRLAEMLHEEFGLDVGYIKHCHDSVLSADDTDSGAIARLGIDALLWGTDGIRLETMDNGFSLQDIEKKFFPTKDLVIVEGAKSLPLPKIWVGQRPPSHDIKGIYAIYEGPDDLFPKLPHFRAGEERPLAEWILQRMGKIGERVLVYMGDKKVGLNEFVMDFIAGTVRGMLGSLKGIEDRGEEIAVIIKKQKKPE from the coding sequence ATGGCTTACATACTTTCCGTCTGCGGCTATAAGGATAGCGGCAAGACTTCATTGTGTAAAAGATTGGCCGAGATGTTGCATGAAGAATTTGGGCTTGACGTTGGTTATATCAAACACTGCCATGATAGCGTGCTATCTGCCGATGATACGGACAGCGGGGCCATCGCGAGATTGGGAATTGACGCCCTGCTTTGGGGAACCGATGGAATAAGGCTTGAAACCATGGATAATGGCTTCAGTTTGCAGGATATAGAAAAGAAGTTCTTCCCGACTAAAGATTTAGTCATCGTTGAGGGCGCTAAATCTCTGCCGCTTCCTAAGATCTGGGTCGGACAAAGGCCTCCATCTCATGATATAAAGGGCATTTATGCCATTTACGAAGGTCCCGATGATCTTTTCCCAAAGTTGCCTCATTTCCGAGCCGGGGAAGAAAGACCTCTGGCTGAATGGATTTTGCAGAGGATGGGGAAGATCGGCGAGCGCGTGCTTGTTTATATGGGAGATAAAAAAGTCGGCCTGAACGAATTTGTCATGGATTTTATAGCGGGAACAGTTAGGGGAATGCTTGGTTCTCTAAAGGGTATCGAGGATAGAGGCGAAGAGATAGCAGTAATTATCAAAAAACAGAAAAAACCCGAATAA